A section of the Pseudorasbora parva isolate DD20220531a chromosome 2, ASM2467924v1, whole genome shotgun sequence genome encodes:
- the LOC137047272 gene encoding alpha-2-macroglobulin-like protein 1 encodes MAVRESCVWKGLILALFIFAVAGQTSGPFFMVTFPAVIESGSDAKLCVTLLKAQESLKMTVSLLDDKNRTTQLVQQVSSLPFHRCFNFQAPRVDGESVQKLKVDVQGRTFRAAEERKVMFRRYLNLTFIQTDKPIYNPGQTVNFRVVTMDPKFVPFDQMYNLVVVEDNNNNRIAQWTNVSSTGSILQLSHELNPEAQTGMYTLKAFIGDRLRSQVFEVKKYVLPKFDVTLNVPQMYSVGDVGLTVQACAKYTYGQPVPGQALLEVCRDPFPYAVPNDVAPDLTRRCLNKTAKMNATGCASLTVDTSVFFNTKFENYMQDLFLVNVNVTEEGTDVVMSKSATVSITFEVGKVTFVDLPDYFEPGSVINGKISVSRFNGTPIANKAVYFLDGNSWPNKRLLNLTTNQNGLVMFSLKTADLPKADLNLVASATPEVVYNYKSPYFTTDSRVVQLSGPTSDSPSLSELTIVKLEQPLKCGAVFPVTVKYSFVGETGDYIADIIYMVLSRGVIVLHGFQTVKARASDTVTSGSVSFQLSVSVAMAPAVQILVYGVLPSGDVAAASVSFDTEMCFQNQVSLQFSPATAVPAEGNVLTVSAQAGSLCGLSAVDQSVRILEPGRRLRAEMVFNLLPVRLQSDYPYEVEDEQECLNVRARRAVPTEQAYETFKNAGMKVATNLPIRAPQCLTYRGLEYYRNFPNVFFRRFPEPMVLAAALPLEESEGDTSSFDVTVRTYFPETWIWQLAQVGATGSTQIPITVPDTITTWETEAFCLSSKGFGLAPPALLTVFQPFFLELSLPYSIVRGESFDLKATVFSYLSKCILVKVTPASSTNFTLKEYPDPYTSCLCGNGRKTFKWALSASVLGTVNVTVNASAEPSRTRCGTEAVTVPTRGRIDVVTRSLLVLPEGVERTNTQSWLLCPKGNVLSEDVTLTLPTNVIPGSARCSVSVLGDIMGRALKNLDGLIQMPSGCGEQNMIILAPNIYILLYLKVTGQLTAAIRETATGYLQIGYQGQLNYRHSDGSYSTFGYDASNTWLTAFVMRCFGLATQFVFIDPNVLQSAKDWLISQQGSNVCFVQQGTLYHNDMKGGVGDNVTMTAYIVASLLEIGVPVTDPIITNALSCLRPVVGNLGNTYATALLAYTFSLAGETTTRSQLLTALNNLAISEGAKLHWSQTTSGDTLAVEISAYVLLAVLTVQPLTTANLGYANRIVNWLVTQQNPYGGFSSTQDTVVALHALSVYAAQVFSLDGSSTVAVQSSVVGGDSYSFTVNRDNRLLYQEKLLKNVPGKYTVKASGSTCVSVQVACFYNIPTPIKDTKTLSIDAKVTGDCRPLGANLLLNFTVKYNGAKSSTNMVLVDIKLLSGFTADTSLLGSPLASFAPLVVRVDSEEDHVLIYLKEVPKGVPKTYTLQLKQVLAVKNLKPAVINIYDYYQTSDSFETTYTSPCP; translated from the exons ATGGCTGTGAGGGAGAGTTGTGTTTGGAAAGGGCTCATTTTAGCTCTCTTCATTTTTGCTGTTGCCGGACAGACATCAGGGCC GTTCTTCATGGTGACGTTTCCTGCAGTGATTGAGTCAGGCTCTGATGCCAAATTATGTGTAACACTTCTGAAAGCCCAAGAGAGTCTCAAGATGACGGTTTCTCTGCTTGATGACAAGAACAGGACGACTCAACTTGTGCAGCAGGTTTCTTCTTTGCCGTTTCACCGCTGCTTTAATTTCCAG GCTCCTCGAGTAGATGGAGAATCTGTGCAGAAGCTGAAGGTGGATGTTCAAGGGAGGACCTTCAGAGCGGCCGAAGAGAGGAAGGTCATGTTCAGACGCTACCTGAATTTGACCTTCATCCAAACAGACAAACCCATCTACAATCCAGGACAAACGG TGAATTTCAGAGTTGTCACCATGGATCCCAAATTTGTACCTTTTGATCAGATG TACAATCTGGTGGTGGTGGAG GACAATAATAATAACCGGATTGCTCAGTGGACAAATGTTTCCTCAACGGGGTCGATCTTGCAACTCTCTCATGAGTTAAACCCAGAGGCTCAGACAGGGATGTATACACTAAAGGCTTTTATTGGTGACCGACTGAGGTCCCAAGTTTTTGAGGTGAAAAAATATG TTTTGCCCAAATTTGATGTGACCCTAAACGTACCACAGATGTACAGTGTTGGAGATGTGGGACTGACCGTTCAGGCTTGTGCCAA ATACACATATGGCCAACCTGTTCCTGGTCAAGCATTGCTGGAAGTGTGCCGTGATCCCTTTCCATATGCTGTTCCAAATGATGTGGCTCCGGATTTGACACGTCGGTGTCTGAATAAAACCGCAAAG ATGAATGCTACGGGCTGTGCCTCTCTTACTGTCGACACATCAGTATTTTTCAACACCAAGTTTGAAAATTATATGCAAGATCTCTTTCTTGTAAATGTGAACGTCACTGAGGAGGGAACAG ATGTTGTGATGTCAAAGTCTGCAACGGTGTCCATTACATTTGAAGTCGGCAAGGTCACGTTTGTGGACCTCCCGGATTATTTTGAACCCGGATCAGTGATTAATGGAAAG ATATCGGTGTCTCGTTTCAATGGGACTCCAATTGCGAACAAAGCAGTGTATTTCCTGGATGGTAACAGCTGGCCAAACAAACGGCTGCTGAATCTGACCACAAACCAGAATGGGCTGGTCATGTTCTCCCTCAAGACTGCTGATCTTCCAAAAGCTGATCTCAATCTGGTG GCAAGTGCGACTCCAGAGGTTGTTTATAATTACAAATCACCATACTTCACTACAGATTCAAGGGTTGTTCAACTTTCCGGACCTACTTCTGACAGCCCATCACTTAGTGAACTGACTATAGTGAAACTCGAGCAGCCGCTCAAATGTGGGGCTGTGTTTCCAGTGACCGTGAAGTATTCTTTTGTTGGAGAGACTGGCGACTACATCGCTGACATAATCTATATG GTCTTGTCCAGGGGAGTGATCGTCCTCCATGGATTTCAGACGGTCAAAGCGAGGGCTTCTGATACCGTCACGAGCGGCTCGGTGTCATTCCAACTGTCTGTCAGTGTCGCTATGGCTCCAGCAGTGCAGATTCTGGTCTACGGCGTTCTGCCCAGTGGTGATGTAGCTGCAGCTAGTGTGTCGTTTGATACTGAAATGTGTTTCCAAAACCAG GTGTCTCTACAGTTTTCTCCTGCTACGGCTGTTCCTGCTGAGGGAAATGTTCTGACTGTCTCTGCTCAAGCAGGATCTCTGTGTGGCCTTAGTGCTGTAGATCAGAGCGTCCGGATCTTGGAGCCAGGAAGACGTCTGAGAGCTGAAATG GTGTTCAACTTGCTCCCAGTGCGATTGCAATCAGATTATCCATATGAAGTTGAGGATGAACAGGAGTGTCTGAATGTTCGAGCCCGTCGAGCTGTTCCTACAGAACAAGCCTACGAAACCTTCAAG AATGCAGGGATGAAGGTTGCAACAAATTTGCCTATCAGAGCACCTCAGTGTCTGACGTACAGAGGCCTGGAATATTATCGCAACTTCCCTAATG TGTTTTTTCGCCGGTTCCCTGAACCTATGGTATTGGCTGCTGCTCTTCCATTAGAAGAAAGTGAGGGTGACACATCCTCTTTTGACGTGACCGTTAGAACTTACTTTCCAGAAACGTGGATCTGGCAGCTTGCTCAAGTGGG AGCCACTGGATCCACACAAATTCCCATCACTGTTCCTGACACCATCACCACATGGGAGACTGAGGCATTCTGCCTGTCCTCCAAAGGTTTCGGCCTGGCTCCTCCTGCTCTGCTGACGGTCTTCCAGCCCTTCTTCCTGGAGCTCTCCCTGCCATACTCCATCGTCCGTGGGGAGTCTTTTGATCTGAAGGCCACTGTCTTCAGCTATCTGTCCAAGTGCATCCTG GTTAAAGTGACTCCAGCTTCATCCACAAACTTTACTCTTAAAGAATATCCTGATCCGTACACATCCTGTCTTTGTGGCAATGGGAGGAAGACCTTCAAATGGGCTCTCTCAGCTTCTGTTCTTG GAACTGTCAACGTGACGGTCAATGCTTCAGCTGAGCCATCCCGGACTCGATGTGGCACTGAGGCCGTGACCGTGCCGACGAGAGGCCGCATTGACGTAGTTACTCGAAGTCTACTTGTCCTG CCTGAAGGCGTTGAAAGGACAAACACCCAGAGTTGGTTACTGTGTCCAAAGG GAAACGTTCTTTCTGAAGATGTGACTCTGACTCTTCCAACAAACGTGATTCCGGGATCAGCTAGATGCTCAGTTTCAGTCCTTG GGGATATAATGGGTCGTGCGCTGAAGAATCTAGATGGGTTAATACAGATGCCATCTGGCTGTGGAGAACAGAATATGATCATTCTTGCTCCCAATATTTACATCCTGCTGTACCTGAAGGTCACGGGGCAACTCACCGCAGCCATTCGAGAGACCGCCACGGGCTACCTTCAAATCG GATACCAAGGACAACTGAACTACAGGCACAGTGATGGCTCGTACAGTACTTTTGGCTATGATGCATCCAATACATG GTTGACCGCCTTTGTCATGAGGTGTTTTGGTTTGGCAACGCAATTTGTTTTCATCGATCCGAATGTCCTTCAGAGTGCAAAGGACTGGCTAATAAGTCAGCAGGGTTCTAATGTCTGTTTCGTGCAACAGGGAACGTTGTACCACAATGACATGAAG gGTGGAGTTGGTGACAACGTCACCATGACCGCCTACATCGTCGCATCTCTTCTTGAAATAGGCGTCCCTGTCACA GATCCCATCATTACCAACGCTCTGTCCTGCTTGAGGCCTGTTGTTGGGAACCTGGGAAACACTTATGCCACGGCTCTGCTGGCCTACACCTTCAGTCTAGCTGGAGAGACCACCACTCGATCACAGCTTTTAACTGCCTTGAACAACCTTGCCATTTCTGAAG GTGCTAAGCTCCACTGGTCTCAGACGACATCTGGTGATACTCTGGCGGTGGAGATCAGCGCTTATGTGCTGCTAGCGGTTCTCACAGTTCAGCCTCTCACGACGGCTAATCTGGGCTATGCTAACCGCATTGTCAACTGGCTGGTGACCCAGCAGAATCCCTATGGAGGCTTCTCCTCCACCCAG GACACGGTGGTGGCTCTTCATGCTCTGTCTGTGTACGCTGCTCAAGTCTTCAGCTTGGACGGCTCAAGCACCGTTGCCGTACAGTCCTCAGTGGTAGGAGGAGACTCTTATAGCTTCACTGTGAATCGGGACAACAGGCTACTGTATCAGGAGAAGCTGCTGAAGAACGTTCCTGGCAAATATACTGTTAAAGCTTCAGGATCCACTTGTGTGTCTGTGCAG GTTGCATGTTTCTACAACATCCCAACACCCATTAAAGATACCAAAACACTGAGCATTGACGCAAAGGTGACCGGAGACTGCCGACCGCTTGGGGCCAATCTCCTGTTGAACTTCACGGTGAA ATACAATGGAGCAAAATCATCTACTAACATGGTTCTAGTGGACATTAAACTCCTGTCGGGCTTCACGGCTGATACATCACTG CTTGGATCTCCACTGGCGTCGTTTGCTCCGCTAGTGGTGCGGGTTGATTCTGAAGAGGATCATGTCCTAATTTATCTGAAAGAG GTTCCCAAAGGTGTCCCCAAGACTTACACTCTTCAGCTGAAACAGGTTCTTGCAGTGAAAAATCTCAAGCCAGCGGTCATCAACATTTATGACTACTATCAGACAA GTGATTCGTTTGAGACCACCTACACATCTCCTTGTCCATGA